Below is a window of Candidatus Cetobacterium colombiensis DNA.
TATTGGTGGAGACGGACTTGCTGCAATTAATGTTGCTTATCCTGTAATAACTTTAACTATTGCTCTAAGTTTAATGTTTGGTACTGGTGGGGCAACAATTATTTCAATTAAACAAGGAGAAGGAAATTCTAAAGAAGTTAATAGATATTTTTCTCATATGGTTATCTTAAATATAATTTCTTATTTAATAATTTGCACACTAACTCTTATTTTCCAAGATAAGATTACATATATGCTTGGAAGTAGCCAAAAACTTTTTTATTTAACAAAAGCTTATTTAATTCCAGGAGTTATTTTTAGTGTTTTCTTCATGCTTTCAATATCTTTAAATGCTGTAGTAAGAAATGATAATAGTCCTAATTTTGCTATGATATCAATGATTATTGGTGCTATTACAAATGTTATTTTAGATGCACTTTTTATTCTTAAATTTCAATGGGGAATGTATGGGGCAGCATATGCAACTGGAATTGCACAAACAGCTTCTGCATTATTTTTAATTTCATATTTTTTCAAAAAAGATTGTAAAATTAAATTTAAAAAAGAAAAATTAGACTTGCAAATTGTTAAACGTATTTGTCTTAATGGTTTTCCATCTTTTGTCTTGGAGTTCGCTGTAGCAGTTATAACAGTTTTATTTAATTCTACTTTAATGGTTCTTACAGGAGAAATTGGTGTAGCTGCCTTTAGTATTATTGCATATATATTTTATGTATTTAGAATGATTTTCAATGGATTAGCTCAGGGAATTCAACCTATTATCAGTTATAATTTTGGTGCTAAGCATTGGGATCGAATAAAAGCTACTCTTATTTTAGGACATAAGATTTCCCTATTTGTTTCTGTTATAATCTTATCTTTTGTTTATTTTAAAAGAAACTTCATTGTTGAATTTTTTAATGGTGATTTAGAACTAGTAAAACTTGCATCTAGAGGCCTTTTAATTTATTCATCTGCTGTTATTTTCTTAGGAGCTAATTTTATCAATATATCTTACTTACAGTCTATGGAGAAGTCCACTTTCGCTAATTTTTTATCTTTTGGTAGAAGTTTTGTATTTATTACAATTGGAATATTTACTCTTCCATCTCTTATTGGAATTGATGGAGTTTGGTTATCTCTTCCATTTGCAGATTTTATGACATTTTTAACTGGAGCAATTCTCAGTTTAAAAAATAAAATTAAAAAAATCTCTTAATTTTTTTTAGCTTGGAAAAAGAAATTAACTTTTATATTAGTATATATTTAACATAATATACTTTAACAATAAAAGGAGGGATCTTATGCTACATTTTATGCACGATTATGAATTTTTAGGATTAGCGAAAAAAAATTTTACAGATGATTATGGTAACGAAATGTGTCAATTATACTATATATATAAATGTAAAAAATGTCATAAAATTAGGATTAGAGAATTTATGGTATCTAAAGCTGATGAATCGGATGGAATTCCTACTGTTTTAGGTTTATATCGTAATGCTCTTGACTGCGATATTTTTAAAGCAATTGAAATTTCTTAATAGAACCTGTACAAGGAGGGATCTAAATGTTTTTAAAAGATTTTAAAGAGTTTGCTATTAAAGGAAATGCTATTGATTTAGCTGTAGGTGTTATTATTGGTGGTGCATTTGGAAAAATAGTTAGTTCTATTGTTAATGATATTTTAATGCCTGTTATTGGAATATTTATAGGAGGAATAAATTTTAGTGATTTAAAATTTATTATTAAACCTGCTCAAGGAAATATTCCTGAATCTGCCATTAATTATGGTAACTTTATACAGGCAGTTGTAGATTTCACTATAATTTCTTTTTGTATATTTCTTATGGTTAAAGCAATCAATCAACTTCGTAAGAAAAATGAAGCTCCTCCTGCTGATCCTGTACCAACTAAAGAGGAAATTTTATTAACAGAAATTAGAGATCTTTTAGCAAAAAAATAAAAAATTAATTTATTATAACATAACAAAAAAGAGGACTACAAATATTTTCGTAGTCCTCTTTTTATTATTTTTTTTCAAACTCTAACTTTACACTATCTATTAATCTTTGATCTTTTAGTAATTTTATTCCAGTTAGTACCATAGCCAATACTGCTTCTTCCATACCTTTATAAGCTCCATCCTCAATAGTTGATTGAGCAAATTTTTTACTATGACTTATGACGTTTTTGTATAATGGCATATAAGGATGTATTGTCGGACAAATATGGCTTACATCGCCTGCATCAGTAGAACCACTTTCCTCTGAGTCTTTGATTTCTTTTATTCCTATCTCTTTTAAACTTTCTTCATATATTTTCATCAATTTTTTATTTGTTATTAAATCTAAAAAACTAGTTTCATAATTTCTTATTTCCAACTTTGTTCCTGAAGATAATGCTGCTGCCTTAGCACAGTTTAAAACTTTTTCTAAAAGAATATCCAATTCTTTTTTATTTCTAGATCTTACATAAAAATTTGCTACAGCTAAATCTGGAATAATATTTGCAGCTTCTCCACCTTTAGTTATAATTCCGTGAACTCTATCTGTTGTAAGAATTTGTTGTCTTAAAGCATTTATTGTGTTGAATAAAGTTATAACTCCATCTAAAGCATTTATTCCTAAGTGAGGTGATCCTGCGGCGTGAGATGTTTTTCCTTTAAAAGTAAACTCTAAAGCTTCCATCGCTTGACTTGAAGTACTTCTTAAATGATAATCTCCACTTGTTGGATGAACTGTAATAGCTATATCAACATTATCAAAAGCCCCGGCTTTTGCCATAGCTACCTTTGCTCCATCTGTTTCTTCAGCAGGTGTTCCAATAACTAGAACTTCACCACCATAGATATTTACATATTCTCTTAATAATATTCCTGCTGCACTACTGCTTACTCCTAAAATATTATGTCCACATCCATGACCTATCTCTGGTAATGCATCATATTCTGCTAAATAGGCAATTCTAGGTCCTGGTTTCTCTCCAACATAATTAGCTAAAAAAGCTGTTTCTACTCCACAATATTCCTTTTCAACAAAAAATCCATATTTACTTAATAGTTCACAATGTTTATCTCTTGCTTTAAATTCTTTTAAACCTAATTCGGGGTTTTCAAAAAGATAATGGTTTAATTCTTTTAATTCATGAAAAATTTTTGTATATCTTTCTTTTAATTCTAAAACAATTTTTTCCATATATAATGCCCTCCTAGTTTATTTTAAAACTTTTATTTAAAGTAAAATTTTTATTTCTTTCTTTTTTATTTATAAACATTACTTTAGCTAAATATACAGCACTAAATCCTGCCACTAACTTTGCAACAATAAACGGCATTACATTTTCTGGAGAAACTCCTGCAACAAATCCTAATTGTCCTCCAAAAACATATGAACCTGCAACTGCAAATGCACTATTAATTATTTTACTATCATCATCCATTTTATCAAATATTCCAAACATTGGAATACTATTAACTAACGATGCCATAAATCCAGCTGTACCACTTTCATCAATACCTAATAAAGTTCCAATTTTTTTTAATATATTTTTTAAATATTTTTCTACAAAATATAAAAATGGATATGCACCACTTAAAGTTAAAGTTACCCTTGTTATGACTTTCATACTTTCATCAATCGGATTTAACCCCTCAATTATAGAATATCCAAACATTGTTTCAACAATTGTCAAAATCAATCCTAAAGTAATTAATATAGTCATTAACTTTCCAAATTTATCAAATGTTTTACATGTTTTTTCTGGAAAAAATAAAAGCCCAAGACAAATTACTCCTGAAAATATTATTACTGGAATCAAATTATAAACTATTAAAGTTGTATTTATCCCCATCATCAATCCACCGACTAAACATCCTAATGGTATTGTTGCTACTCCACTAAGTATCCCTTTAGAAAATTTTTCTTTTGATGAAGAATCAATAATTCCAAAAGCCACAGGCATTGTAAAGATAACAACTGTCCCAAGCATAGAACCTAATATAATTCCTGAAAAATCAATTAAATTTTGATTTATTGCTAAATCTTTAGCTAAAAAATATCCACCCATGTCCGTTGCTAAAATTGAATTTATGTATATAGAAGGATCTACACCAGTTAAAAAATAAAGTTTTTCGACAAATGGTTTTGCAAACTTAGATATCAATGGACTTATGGATAAAATTCCTAACATAGCTAATATAAGTGGCCCTGCTACACAAATTCCTTCTTGGAATCTTTTTCCATAACCTAATTTATTACCTGTACATCGGTCTAAAGCTCCCAAAACCGCAAAAAAAGTTAAAACAAAAAATATAACTTTCAACTATTATCCTCCTAAATTTATTTTATCAATTGATTATATCACGAATTAAAAAAAAATCTAGCACCTGAGTACTAGATTTTTAACTATTATTTTACTACTTTGTCTTTAAAAAGATCAAAGACTTCTTTTACTGTTAATATTTCATTAATTTTCCATGCATCTTTTCCTGCAAAGAAAATTCCTTCTTCAGAATTCCCTTCATGACCTTTTATTAAACTATCTTTTACACAAAACTTTCTACTACATTTTTTTAAACAAGAAGTACATTTTTTAGGTGTTAACTTCTCTTCATTTATAACTCTTTTTACATATGGTGATACTATAGCATTAGCTGGTAGACCTGCAGAACTCATTATTTGAACTACGTCTCCCTCTTTTGATTTTACATATACCTCTTTAAACTCTTGACTTACTTCACACTCTTCAGTTGCAATAAATCTACTTCCCATCTGAACTCCTGCTACACCTAATGACATCATTCTTTCTGCATCTTCTGGAGTGATTACTCCTCCTGCTCCAAAAACTGGTATCGATACTCCATTAGCAATTTCTTCAACAATATCCCAAGAGTCCTTCTCTGTTCCTAAGTGACCTCCTGCATTACCTCCCTCTACAACAATTGCATCAGCACCTAATTTTTCAGCTATTTTAGCTAGTTTTAAACTTGAAACTATTGGAACTATTTTTACTCCAGTTCCTTTTACAGTTTCAAATATATCCCTTGAAAACCCTGCTCCACAAATTATCATATCTACTTTTTCTTCTATTGACACTTTTACAGCCTCTGCAAAATTTGAAGCTGCAACCATTATATTTACTCCTAAAGCTCCACCTTTTTCCACAATCATCTTTCTAGCTTTTCTAATTTCATCACGAAATTCATCTGCTGGAATTGCAGTTCCAGATATTACTCCTACTCCACCTTGATTAGCTACTGCTGATGCTAATCTAGACATTGACGCTCTTATTCCCATTCCACCTTGAATTATTGGTACCTCTATATTTAAGTCTCCTATTCTCAATTTAAATTCACCTCCGAGTATAATAACACTTGTTATAATAACACATGTTATTAAAAAATGGAAACATTTTTTATCAATATTTTTTTTTAAATCATTTTTTCAAAAAATACTCTATAAGTTTTGTAAGTTTCATAAACATCTAATTTAGAAGAAACCTCGAAAGGTGAATGCATAGCTAAAAGCGCTGGACCTACATCAATTGTTTTTATTCCAACTTGAGCTAAAAACATTGCAACAGTTCCTCCCCCTCCTTCATCAACTCTTCCTAACTCTCCTATTTGCCAAGTTATATTATTGCTATTTAAAAGATTTCTTATGCTCCACACATACTCTGCATCAGCATCATTAGTTCCACTTTTTCCTCTGGCTCCAGTAAACTTTGTTACAACTATACCATAATTTAATTTTGCTGCATTTTGAACTTCATGTACACCTTTAAATATCGGATCTACTGCTGCATTTACATCTGAAGAAAGAGCATTAGAATTCCAAAGAGTTTTTCTTAAATCTAAATCGGTATATTCTTTTTTTATTTTACTAATTAAATCACTTGTAAAATACTCTAAGTAATTTGATTGTAAACCAGTTGATCCGTGAGATCCTGTTTCTTCTTTATCTGCTAAAAAACACACTGCTGTTTTTTCAGGAATTCCATTTATATCTAAAATTGCTTTTAAAGAAGTGTATCCACAAACTCTATCATCTTGTCCATAAGCACCAATTAAAGATCTATCCAATCCAATATCTTTAGCTTTAAAAGCAGGTACTAATTGAAACTCTGCTGAAATAAAGTCCTCTTCTATCATTCCATATGTTTCGTTTAATTCCTCTAAAATTTTATATTTTATTAATTCTTTAACTTCCGCATTTTTTATTGATGTTGGCATAGAACCAACAATTATATGAAGTTCTTCTCCTTTTATTACTTCTGATGTTTGTCTATCTCCTTGATATTTTGCAGCTAAATGAGGTAATAAATCTGGAATTGTAAATACAGGATCATCATCTTTTTCTCCTATTACAATATCTTTTTTCTCTCCGTTACTCAAAATTACAACTCCATGTAATGATAACGGAATCGATGCCCACTGATATTTTTTTATTCCACCATAGTAATGTGTTTTCATATATGCCAATTCTAACTCTTCATATAGTGGATTCTGTTTTAAATCAATTCTAGGAGAATCAATATGTGAAACAACATAATTTATTCCCTTTGTTATATCTTCTTTTCCAATTACAACAAGTACCAAATTCTTTTCTCTATTTACATAGAAAACTTTATCTCCTGCTTTTAAACTCTCTTTTTTACTAGCACAAACGAACCCCTCTTTTTTAGCTAGTTCTAAACCATATTTAACATATTCTCTTTCTGTTTTACCAAAATCTAATGATCTTTTGTACTCTTCACAAAATTCAAAAATTTTAGCTTTTTCTAACCCCTCTTTTTTCCAACCATTTTCTTTTTTTAGTAACATTCTCTCCTCCTTAATTTTTATTCATCATAAAAATTTTCTAGATTATCTATTTGTGAATAAATTACTGCCGCTAGCTTATGAGATAGATGTCTAACTCTTTTTTCTATATCTATTTTTATTAAAGGTTCCTTAATAACCCTTACTCTCATTTTTTTTAATCTATTTATATCTAATTCAACAGGTGTACTTCCTTCAGCACTATATCTATCTATAATTTCTTCTGGAATTTCAACAGAATTAACAATAACTTTATCAATCATATCAAAACCTACGTGTCTATTTATTGACTCTATATGATCAGCAACACTATAGTTTTCTGTTTCTCCCATCTGCCCCATAGCATTACATATATATATTTTTTGAGCTTTTGACTTTTTTAATGCTTCTTGCATATTTTCTAAAAGTAAATTAGGAATTATACTTGTATAAAGACTTCCTATTGAAAAAACTATTAAATCTGCTTCTTCAATGGCCTTTATATTTTCTTTAGGACTATTTACTTTCCCATCATAAAAAACTCTTTTAATTTTTTCTCCTAAAACAGGTATATCTGATTCTCCAAATACAAATCCTCCACTTGTTTTCTCTGCAACTAATTCTATTTTCTCAAGAGTAGCTGGCAAAATTTTTCCATTTATATTAAACAATTTTCTTAATCTTCTTATTGCCACTTGAACATCACCAGTTATTTCTGTCATAGCTGTTATCAATAGATTACCAAGTGGATGAGCTCCTATTGATGAATTTTCTCTAAATCTATATTGAAAAACTTCTTCTATTAAAGGTTCAACATTACTTAGTGCTATCATTACATTTCTTAAATCACCTGGTGCAGGAATATTAAATTCCTTTTTTAATATTCCACTACTTCCCCCACTATCTGCTACCGAAACTATAGCTGTTATATCTATTGGAAAATGTTTCAGTCCTCTTAGTACAACTGAAAGACCACTTCCGCCTCCTATTACTACAACTTTTGGATTTCTCATATTCATATTCCCCTTTTTTATTTTTATTATACCTACATTTTATAACATTCTTTTGCAAAAAAAAACTATATTTGTTAAAATAAATTATATATTTTAATTATGGAGGGGTTTTATGAAAAATAATCATGGAGCAAATCTTCATCACTTGTCTGAAACACTTGGTATTAATCAAAATCAAATCATTGATTTTAGTTCTAACATAAATCCTTTTGGTTTAAGTCCTAAAGGACTAAAGAAACTAGAGGAAAATTTAACTTTGGCAAGTATTTACCCAGATTCTGACTATACAGATTTAAAAGCTAGTATATCTGAATATTGTAATTGTAGTCCTGATAATATAATTTTAGGGAGTGGAGCTACTGAACTTATTTGTTCAAGTATTCGAATTATAAAACCTAAAAATACTTTATTACTATCTCCTGCTTATTCAGAATATGAAAATGAATTGAAAAAAATAAATTCTAACATTTATAAATTTTTCTACAAAAAAGAAAATAACTTTAATATTAACATCGAAGAAGTTATATCTCTAATTAAAAAGAATAATTTTGATATGATTGTCATTTGTAATCCTAATAATCCTACAGGGACTCTTATTCCTATTGAAGATATTGAAAAACTTTATTTAAGTTTTAATAAACCAATTATGATTGACGAAACTTACATTGAATTTACAAATTTTTCAAAAACATCTGCTATTAATTTAGTTGATAAATACAATAAAATTATTGTTATAAGGGGAACATCAAAATTCTTTTCTACTCCTGGAATAAGACTAGGATACTCTATTATATCCAAAGGTGAAATTTTAGAAACAATGAAATCTATTCCTAACCTTTGGAATATAAATATTTTTGCCACTATTATGGGAGAGGCAATGTTCAAAGATAAAGACTTTATTGATATGTGCCATTTGAAATTTAAAGATAATTTCACTCTTCTATTTGAAGGACTATCGAAATTTAAAGAATTTAAAGTTTATCCTTCTCAAAGTAATTTCATTCTCTGTGAAATTTTATCACCTAATTTTAATGCTAATAATCTTTATGATTTCTTAGCAAAAAGAGGAATAATTATTAGAAAAGCTGAATCTTTTGATGAATTAAATAATAATTTTTTTAGAGTTTGCGTTTTAACAAAAGAAAATATAAATTTTTTGCTACAAGAAATTTATAATTTTTTACAAGAATATTAATCACGGAGGAAACATGTTAAAAAAATTTTTACTTTTAGGTTCAATCGGTTTATCTACATTGAGCTTTGCTAAATATGAACCTTGGAATTTTACAGTTTTAGAAGGAAGCCTTATTAAAGGAAATGCTTTACCTAATGGTTTTGGAGCATCTGAAAAAGATGTTATTTTTGAAGTTCAAGGTACTACTAGATACAATCTTTTAGATTTATATTGGTTTGTTGATAGATCGAATATATTTAAAAATTCAAGTTTAAGTGATAAAAATGGAATAGATAGTAATTACACATATGGTGAAATTTCACCTAGAATTTCCCTTGATGGACTTACTAACACTAATCTTTCTATTGGACCTATATCAGAATGGTTTATTGCTACTCAATTTGATTTTGATAATGTCCACGGCAAGACCGACTATGGAAATCAAGGCCTTAGAAAATATTATATCGGTATAGGTAATTATATTTCTATCCCTGAAATGAAGTACTTAAAATTTGATTATTTTAAAACTAACTTATATGCTAGATATGTGGAAAAAAATTATGGCAGAAATGAAAAACAATGGGATGGTTATTTATTTAATATAGCTTATGGTGGTACAATATATAAATTTGAAAATGGAATGAAATTTGGATTTAGTGGTTGGTTAGACTATGATTTTGGAGCTAAAAATACTTCTGGTTATAATAAGCAAACACATGATTCACTTCAGTGGCAAAATCAAATTAGATTTTATTTTACTAATAATTTATCAGTTAGTTATACTTATCAAATTAATAACCATTTTTCTCAAGTTAATCAAAATAGTTCAAACCAAAATAATGAATCTTTTGGTATACACTATTCTATTATGTTTTAATTTTTATAAAGGAGGACTTTTATGTTAAAAAATGAATTATCATTAATTGATAAAAAATTAACTTTTGAAGAGTTAAACACTTTTATGATTGAAAATAATTATTATAATATACACAATGATTTAAGTGAATCTGAAATTGAAGATTGTCTTGAAGAAGGTGTTATTGCTTTCGAAAGTAAACTTCAAGAAAGTGTTGAAGATATATATACTTATATTGAATTTGAAGTTTTAGGTAAGAATTTATTACTTATTAAAAATATCTTTGAAATGTAATGTAAAAAACTCCTTGAATAAAGGAGTTTTTTTATCTATACTATTTCTTTTTCTACTTCATTAAAATATTTTGGCATTTTATTTCCAAGTCTTCTACTTCCATTTTCTGTAATTAAGAAGTCTCCTTCATATCTCATTCCACCAAAATCTAAATATGTTTTAACCATCTCATAATTTATATACTCTTTAAATTTACCTTCTTTTTCCCACTTTTCAATTAATTCAGGTATAAAATAAATTCCTGGTTCAATCGTTAACACATACCCTGGTTTTAATTCTTTTCCCATTCTCAATGATTTCAAGCCAAATTGAGTTTCTCTTTTTGTATTTTCATCATAACCAACTTTTTCTTCGCCAAAGTTTTCCATATCATGAACATCTAATCCTATCATATGACCTAACCCATGAGGGAAAAATAATGCATGAGCTCCATTTTTTACAATCTCATCTATTTCTCCTTTAAGAATTCCTCTTTTTACAAGTCCTTTAGCTAAAACTTTACAAACTTCTAAGTGGACAGATTTATTTGTAACTCTAGGTTTTGTGCATTCTTCTGCTTTTTCAAACATTTCTATTAATAAAGAATAAATATCTTTTTGTCTTTCATCGAATTTTCCTGAAACTGGAAATACCGTTGTCATATCTCCACAGTAACCATTTTCTAATCTTGCTCCACAATCAAGTAGCACTATGTCACCATCTTTAAATTCATTTCCATGAAAATGATTATGCAGTATTTGACCATTTGTTGTACAAATAGTATGAAACGATGTAGTAGCATTATATTTTTTTGCTTCACATTCTAATAGAGCAACTAACTCATACCCTTTCATTCCTGGTTTTACATTTCTCATTGCTGTTAAATGCATTTCTCTAGTCACATTTGTTGCCTTTTCTAATTCCATAATTTCACACTCTTCTTTTATATTTCTCATTTCAATTATAGCTTTTACTAATTCTTCTGAAAAATCAGTATTTATTTTAGACAATTCCACATTTAATAACTTAGATAACTTTAAAGCATTTTCAACTCTATATTGATTTGTAAAATGAATATTTACATTATTATTTTTTACATTTTCTATTAATTTTTCTAAATTTTGTAGCTCTACAAAATTCTCTATTCCAACTTCTAAAGATCTTTCTTTAAAAGTTTTTTGTTGTCCCATCCAAATTATATCATCTATTGTAAACTCTTTTCCAAAAATATATTCTTGGTTATTTTCTATATCAATAACTCCTATTAAATCTGGAGAATTTAAACCAAAGTAATATAAAAATGTAGAGTCTTGTATAAAATTATATGCATTGTCTGAATATGACATGGGCGACTCCGAATTACCAACTATAATTATAAGACCATTTTTCACTAATTTTTTTAATTTATCTCTCCTAGAAATATAAACATTTTTATTAAACATAAAAACCCCTCCTCATATCTTAGTCCTTAAAAAATACTATATCATATTTTTTTATATCTTTTTTATGTTTTTTCTTAAAAATAAAATACTTTTCTCTTAAAAACACAATATCTTGTGTTTGTTTTAAAAAAAAGCAATATATCTTGTGTTTACGCTGAAAAAAATTATGAATTTTTTTTGCTCGATTTTTTTTAATTTGATTATTTTTTCAACTCTATTTTGCTTTAATATCCTTATCTTTTACTGTCAAATATTTTTTTTTAACCATTTTTTATTTCATTTTTTACATTTTTACATGTTTGTAGAATTTAATAAAAGTGTGTATAATAATTAGAGAAAAAATAAAAAACTGGGGTGATTTTTTTGAAAGAAGTTATTAAAAGAGATGGATCGACTGTAAGTTTCGATAAAAGTAGAATTATTAGAGCTCTTACGATGTCTTTTAATCAAAAAGAAAAAGCGGTCAATGTAGATCTTATTGAAAAAATAGCGGCTCAAATTGAAAACCTTGATACTCCTAAGATGCATGTTGAAGAGATACAAGATTTAGTTGTTAAAAAACTTATGAGCTCTTCTGAAAAAGATATTGCACTTTCTTATCAAGAATACCGTACAATAAAAAATGAACTAAGAAAAAAAGAACAAGTTATATACAAAAAAATTGGTGAATTAATCGATGCATCAAATGAAGATATGTTAAATGAAAATGCC
It encodes the following:
- a CDS encoding aminopeptidase P family protein, with amino-acid sequence MFNKNVYISRRDKLKKLVKNGLIIIVGNSESPMSYSDNAYNFIQDSTFLYYFGLNSPDLIGVIDIENNQEYIFGKEFTIDDIIWMGQQKTFKERSLEVGIENFVELQNLEKLIENVKNNNVNIHFTNQYRVENALKLSKLLNVELSKINTDFSEELVKAIIEMRNIKEECEIMELEKATNVTREMHLTAMRNVKPGMKGYELVALLECEAKKYNATTSFHTICTTNGQILHNHFHGNEFKDGDIVLLDCGARLENGYCGDMTTVFPVSGKFDERQKDIYSLLIEMFEKAEECTKPRVTNKSVHLEVCKVLAKGLVKRGILKGEIDEIVKNGAHALFFPHGLGHMIGLDVHDMENFGEEKVGYDENTKRETQFGLKSLRMGKELKPGYVLTIEPGIYFIPELIEKWEKEGKFKEYINYEMVKTYLDFGGMRYEGDFLITENGSRRLGNKMPKYFNEVEKEIV